In Brevibacillus brevis NBRC 100599, a single genomic region encodes these proteins:
- a CDS encoding M15 family metallopeptidase, whose translation MNKNRTSSLAIIAALSVALLSGCEPPSLSGLLSSESNGQPAGEGTQATTVEPNKEETTRPQRATLAETIKDVDGVPTVTNATDLSVVVNKQRALPGDYIPPDLVEPNVPFPFDEKVEKRLLRAEAAQALEELFAKAKTEGIELYAVSGYRSYKTQKSLYETYVRTQGAEHAAAYSAVPGKSEHQTGLAMDVSGHDASTRLEESFGETPEGLWLAANCADSGFVIRYLKGKEDTTGYAYEPWHLRYVGKEMAKEIMAGGLTLEDYFSEAAIARK comes from the coding sequence ATGAACAAAAATCGCACCAGCAGCCTTGCGATCATCGCAGCGCTATCAGTAGCACTACTCAGTGGATGTGAACCTCCCTCATTAAGTGGATTGCTTTCCAGCGAGTCGAATGGACAGCCCGCAGGTGAGGGCACGCAAGCAACGACAGTTGAGCCGAATAAAGAGGAGACGACACGTCCCCAACGGGCAACGCTTGCAGAGACGATAAAAGATGTGGATGGAGTGCCAACCGTTACGAATGCAACAGATCTCTCGGTTGTCGTAAATAAACAGCGGGCATTGCCAGGCGATTATATTCCACCGGATTTGGTAGAGCCGAATGTTCCGTTTCCTTTTGATGAAAAAGTGGAGAAGCGATTGCTGCGAGCAGAAGCCGCACAAGCATTAGAAGAACTGTTTGCCAAAGCAAAGACAGAAGGTATTGAACTGTATGCCGTTTCTGGCTATCGCTCATATAAGACTCAAAAATCGCTGTACGAAACGTATGTAAGGACGCAAGGTGCAGAACATGCCGCTGCCTACAGTGCCGTGCCTGGAAAGAGCGAGCATCAGACTGGCTTGGCTATGGATGTATCCGGACATGATGCTAGTACACGCCTGGAAGAATCGTTTGGTGAGACACCTGAAGGGTTATGGCTGGCAGCCAACTGTGCAGACTCTGGGTTCGTCATTCGTTATTTGAAGGGTAAGGAAGATACGACTGGATATGCGTATGAGCCTTGGCATTTGCGTTATGTAGGAAAGGAAATGGCAAAAGAAATTATGGCAGGTGGCCTTACTTTGGAGGATTATTTTTCTGAAGCGGCAATTGCCCGCAAATAA
- the lepB gene encoding signal peptidase I — protein MEQTNPTPKWKVELLDWLKSFVLIGGLTAFIYVFVMAPYVVQGRSMESTLHDRERVIVNKAIYYLKEPQPGDIVIIHPDATGDNWIKRVVAVAGDTVEAKNDQVYVNGKPLSEEYLVENKLKTSAAGVTLTEDFDPVKIPEGSVFVMGDNRNNSMDSRVIGPVQLDHVVGRAEAVYWPLSQIRLPR, from the coding sequence ATGGAACAAACCAACCCTACACCAAAATGGAAAGTGGAATTGCTTGATTGGTTAAAATCGTTTGTCTTGATTGGTGGATTGACAGCCTTCATCTACGTATTTGTCATGGCTCCCTACGTCGTCCAAGGGCGCTCCATGGAAAGTACGTTGCATGACCGCGAGCGTGTCATCGTAAACAAAGCGATTTACTACCTCAAAGAACCGCAGCCAGGTGATATCGTCATCATTCATCCAGATGCAACTGGCGACAACTGGATCAAGCGCGTGGTCGCTGTTGCTGGTGACACCGTTGAAGCCAAAAATGATCAAGTGTACGTCAATGGCAAACCGCTCAGCGAAGAGTATTTGGTCGAAAACAAGCTAAAAACCTCTGCGGCAGGTGTGACGTTAACCGAAGATTTTGATCCTGTGAAGATTCCTGAGGGCAGTGTGTTTGTCATGGGGGATAATCGCAACAACAGTATGGACAGCCGCGTCATTGGCCCTGTTCAACTGGATCATGTAGTAGGACGTGCAGAAGCTGTATACTGGCCGCTGTCCCAGATTCGCCTTCCACGTTAA
- the ggt gene encoding gamma-glutamyltransferase yields MKKGMLVTLSIVTVLSFPHLAVGKVPGVPAGVQGATKGIVAVSHPAAAQVGRDILAKGGNAIDAAAGIQFALNVAEPYMSGIGGGGFMMIYVKDQNKVTVLDSREVAPSKVTPDMFLQADGNPIPFEERHTSGQAVGVPGTLLGVEQALKSYGTWDLGKVIEPSIELAEKGVRVNWVSAQFIANSMEKLKKHGAAAQVFAPNGVPLKEGEMLVQPQLAKTLKIIRDKGSDALYEGEIGKALVEEVQRTGGSMTLDDLQAYQVKEREPVHGMYRGYEVISMAPPSSGGLTLIQILKLMEGYDNQKDGIGSVAYLHHLIEANHLAYADRAAFMADADVYPVPKKGLIADEYIKERRQLIREETANANVGAGDPWKYDPGKKPVVSMKLRDQSPVKQTTHFSVMDKWGNIVAYTTTIEDIFGSGVMVPGYGFMLNNELTDFDAIPGGVNQVEPGKRPRSSMTPTMVLKDGKPFLAIGSPGGSTIIASVSQTILNVIDHGMEIEDAIRAPRIFSSSYPNVTWEAGIDQDVILQLMAKGHVFVEEPTNIGNVQAIVYDFETGKMYGGADNTREGTVLGVDAIAYTAAQPIQSPKEKDGPFHLRVNGNVYPYRADQKAMIDGVAYVHANKLLLGLGQKVTSFQSDVVMLKGIPYLPVKKVGEKLGYTVMWKEGERSIELNSKK; encoded by the coding sequence ATGAAAAAAGGGATGTTGGTTACCCTCTCGATTGTTACCGTGCTTTCGTTTCCTCATTTGGCTGTGGGGAAAGTCCCAGGTGTGCCAGCAGGCGTGCAAGGAGCTACAAAAGGAATTGTCGCGGTCTCTCATCCAGCAGCGGCACAGGTCGGTAGAGATATCTTGGCAAAAGGCGGCAATGCGATTGACGCTGCGGCTGGGATCCAATTTGCGCTAAATGTAGCAGAACCGTATATGTCCGGTATCGGCGGCGGTGGCTTTATGATGATTTATGTGAAGGATCAAAACAAAGTGACGGTGCTAGATAGTCGAGAGGTGGCTCCTTCCAAGGTGACTCCCGATATGTTTTTACAGGCGGATGGTAACCCGATCCCATTTGAGGAGAGACATACGAGTGGTCAGGCCGTAGGTGTCCCAGGCACATTGCTGGGAGTAGAGCAGGCGTTGAAATCGTATGGGACATGGGATTTGGGAAAAGTGATAGAACCGTCGATTGAATTGGCGGAAAAAGGAGTTCGCGTCAACTGGGTGTCCGCTCAATTTATTGCCAATTCCATGGAAAAGCTGAAAAAGCACGGGGCTGCTGCACAGGTGTTTGCGCCAAACGGCGTTCCACTCAAAGAAGGCGAGATGCTGGTTCAGCCCCAATTGGCGAAAACGTTGAAGATCATTCGAGACAAAGGCTCTGATGCCTTGTATGAAGGGGAAATTGGCAAGGCACTTGTCGAAGAAGTACAAAGGACGGGAGGCTCTATGACTCTCGATGATTTGCAGGCGTATCAAGTAAAAGAGCGTGAACCGGTCCACGGCATGTATCGCGGGTATGAAGTGATTTCGATGGCACCCCCCAGTTCTGGCGGCTTGACACTCATTCAGATTTTGAAGCTGATGGAAGGCTACGATAACCAAAAGGACGGCATTGGGTCGGTAGCCTATTTGCATCATCTGATCGAAGCCAATCACCTTGCCTACGCAGATCGGGCGGCGTTTATGGCGGACGCGGATGTTTATCCAGTACCGAAAAAGGGGCTGATTGCTGACGAATACATCAAGGAGCGGCGCCAGCTCATTCGTGAAGAGACAGCGAATGCCAATGTAGGGGCAGGAGATCCTTGGAAGTACGATCCTGGCAAAAAGCCAGTGGTGTCCATGAAACTGAGAGATCAATCTCCGGTCAAGCAGACCACGCATTTCTCTGTGATGGACAAATGGGGGAATATCGTTGCGTATACGACCACGATCGAAGATATTTTTGGCAGCGGTGTGATGGTGCCTGGTTATGGCTTCATGCTCAATAATGAGCTGACAGATTTTGACGCGATTCCTGGCGGAGTCAATCAGGTCGAGCCCGGCAAGCGTCCACGTTCGAGCATGACGCCAACCATGGTGCTAAAAGACGGGAAGCCCTTTTTAGCAATTGGCTCACCTGGTGGCTCAACCATTATCGCCTCTGTATCGCAGACGATTCTCAATGTGATCGATCATGGAATGGAAATTGAGGATGCCATCCGTGCACCACGCATTTTTTCTAGCAGCTATCCGAATGTAACGTGGGAAGCGGGCATTGACCAAGATGTCATCCTGCAATTGATGGCAAAAGGTCACGTCTTTGTTGAGGAACCGACAAACATTGGCAACGTCCAAGCGATTGTGTACGATTTTGAAACGGGAAAAATGTACGGCGGAGCAGATAACACACGCGAGGGTACTGTACTCGGGGTCGATGCCATTGCGTATACGGCTGCTCAGCCAATCCAGTCCCCAAAAGAAAAAGATGGGCCCTTTCATTTACGAGTAAACGGCAATGTCTATCCATACAGGGCAGATCAAAAAGCGATGATAGATGGAGTAGCGTATGTTCACGCCAACAAGTTGCTGTTAGGGCTGGGACAAAAAGTGACGTCCTTCCAGTCTGATGTGGTCATGTTGAAGGGAATTCCTTACTTGCCTGTCAAAAAAGTTGGCGAGAAGTTGGGCTATACGGTTATGTGGAAGGAAGGAGAGCGATCCATCGAGTTGAATAGCAAAAAGTAG
- a CDS encoding NAD-dependent epimerase/dehydratase family protein, which produces MKKVLVLGGTRFFGKRLVQLLVEAGADVTVATRGLTQLELPAAVKRMTLDRDNVHSLAAAGEEQWDVVYDNICYSSQNALDACKVFRGKVGKYVLTSTLSVYDYAEEPLQEEAFDPYTYAINLKTRDETTYQEGKRQAEAVFFQEKAFPVVAVRFPIVLAEDDYTQRLWFHIEHVQEERPIGITNPAAQMGFIHAQEAAQFLAWLTTTSITGPVNACSDGTVSLAKLMETIAQTVGKPARIEQTTDASDASPFGFLASLYMDNGKAKAAGFPFWVLNEWLPALVKQLNEKYTAEKA; this is translated from the coding sequence ATGAAGAAAGTACTTGTACTCGGCGGAACGCGATTTTTTGGAAAGCGATTGGTCCAGCTTCTCGTTGAAGCGGGGGCAGACGTTACCGTGGCAACGAGGGGGCTTACCCAATTGGAGTTGCCTGCCGCTGTCAAAAGAATGACGCTTGACCGAGATAACGTCCACTCGCTAGCGGCAGCAGGGGAAGAGCAGTGGGACGTGGTGTACGATAACATCTGTTATTCCTCTCAAAATGCACTGGATGCGTGTAAGGTTTTTCGGGGGAAAGTGGGAAAGTACGTTTTGACCTCTACCTTGTCCGTCTACGATTATGCCGAGGAACCACTACAGGAAGAAGCCTTTGATCCATACACGTATGCAATCAACCTGAAAACAAGAGACGAGACAACCTATCAAGAGGGAAAGCGTCAAGCAGAAGCCGTCTTTTTTCAAGAAAAGGCCTTTCCTGTCGTAGCCGTTCGTTTTCCAATCGTTCTGGCGGAAGACGATTACACACAGCGGCTATGGTTTCATATTGAGCATGTCCAAGAGGAGCGGCCGATTGGTATCACGAATCCCGCTGCACAGATGGGCTTCATACATGCACAGGAAGCAGCTCAATTTTTGGCATGGCTGACGACAACGTCCATCACAGGGCCAGTGAATGCGTGCTCGGATGGGACTGTTTCGCTTGCTAAGCTAATGGAGACCATTGCGCAAACAGTCGGAAAACCTGCCCGGATCGAACAAACGACAGATGCTTCTGACGCGTCTCCCTTTGGATTTTTAGCATCCTTGTACATGGATAACGGAAAGGCTAAGGCTGCGGGCTTCCCATTTTGGGTGCTAAATGAATGGTTACCAGCGCTTGTCAAACAGCTAAACGAGAAATATACCGCTGAAAAAGCGTGA